In one Nocardioides luteus genomic region, the following are encoded:
- a CDS encoding NUDIX hydrolase — MPVEAWTPPPVLLTVDLVILTLRKGQLCVLLVERAEDPFGGMQALPGGFLNNDREEILDAARRELQEETALDIDRVHLEQLAIYGAVDRDPRDRVVSVAHLAIVPDLPEPVAGTDAKAAAWVPVEEVLTGEIDLAFDHHRIVTDGVERARSRLEFTALATAFCTEPFTIAELQHVYETVWGTELDTRNFYRKVRAATGFVVPDDAGSKSTRGRPAQLYRVGPSSTLAPPLTRPPSSEKSMREGSS, encoded by the coding sequence ATGCCAGTTGAAGCATGGACACCGCCACCCGTACTGCTCACGGTCGATCTCGTCATCCTGACCCTGCGAAAGGGCCAACTATGCGTGCTCCTTGTAGAGCGAGCCGAGGATCCATTCGGCGGGATGCAAGCTCTCCCCGGAGGATTCCTCAACAACGACCGCGAGGAGATCTTGGACGCGGCTCGCCGTGAGCTGCAGGAGGAGACTGCGCTCGACATCGACCGCGTGCATCTGGAACAGCTCGCCATCTACGGCGCCGTTGACCGCGACCCCCGAGACCGGGTCGTCTCGGTCGCCCACCTGGCGATCGTGCCGGACTTACCCGAGCCGGTCGCAGGAACCGATGCCAAGGCAGCCGCCTGGGTCCCGGTAGAGGAAGTCCTGACCGGGGAGATCGACCTTGCCTTCGACCACCACCGGATCGTCACCGATGGTGTCGAGCGGGCCCGCTCACGCCTCGAGTTCACCGCGCTCGCGACCGCGTTCTGCACGGAGCCCTTCACCATCGCCGAACTCCAGCACGTCTACGAGACCGTATGGGGCACCGAGCTCGACACCCGGAACTTCTACAGGAAGGTACGTGCCGCCACCGGCTTCGTCGTGCCAGACGACGCCGGCTCCAAGAGCACGCGTGGACGGCCAGCGCAGCTCTACCGCGTCGGCCCGAGCTCCACACTCGCACCGCCGCTCACTCGGCCACCGTCGAGCGAGAAATCGATGAGAGAGGGATCATCCTAG